A part of Caldicellulosiruptor owensensis OL genomic DNA contains:
- a CDS encoding MgtC/SapB family protein has translation MLEDIIKIIFAILAGGLIGIERENVHRPAGFRTHILVCVGSTLVMMTSEYIFTMYYKGHANIDVARLGAQVISGIGFLGAGTIIKDGATVKGLTTAATLWAVACIGLAIGIGYYKGAFLATAAVYLTLIFLKKFEVRFVSKGILRTISVEGQNLRSSIQKIDSILTAHSVTIKDIKFVHEENEKVIYKALVLPDATLNQLITDLYLIEGVIRVTFE, from the coding sequence ATGTTAGAGGATATTATAAAAATCATATTTGCAATATTAGCAGGTGGGCTTATAGGTATTGAACGTGAAAATGTCCACAGACCAGCAGGTTTCAGAACTCACATTTTGGTCTGTGTGGGCTCTACACTTGTTATGATGACCTCGGAATATATTTTCACTATGTATTATAAAGGGCATGCTAATATTGACGTTGCAAGGCTCGGTGCTCAGGTCATCTCAGGGATTGGTTTTCTTGGTGCAGGAACAATTATAAAAGACGGTGCTACAGTCAAAGGTTTAACCACTGCTGCAACTTTGTGGGCTGTGGCATGTATTGGTCTTGCAATTGGAATTGGGTATTATAAAGGGGCCTTTTTAGCAACAGCAGCAGTGTATCTGACCTTGATTTTTCTCAAAAAATTTGAAGTGAGATTTGTTTCGAAAGGGATTTTGAGAACTATTTCTGTTGAAGGTCAGAATTTAAGGAGTTCTATTCAAAAGATTGATTCCATCTTGACTGCTCATTCAGTGACAATAAAGGATATTAAATTCGTGCATGAAGAAAATGAAAAAGTTATTTACAAAGCGCTGGTATTACCAGATGCTACCCTTAATCAACTTATAACAGATTTATATCTGATTGAAGGTGTAATACGCGTAACTTTTGAATAA
- the yicI gene encoding alpha-xylosidase: MKFTEGFWRVKEGIKLYHPAHVYDYEITKEFITVYAPAQLITSRGQTLQGPVFTLRFSSPFDNVIRVQIWHYKGQKDKKPYFEFYKEEGYCPLIEDFSDNIVITSGKLKATINKKGEWGVTYYYGDKYLTKNSYKYLGYAIMPDNTTYMREQLSLSVGECVYGLGERFTSFVKNGQTVDIWNEDGGTISEKAYKNIPFYITNRGYGVFVNDPGRVSFEIASENVERVQFSVEGEYLEYFIIGGSNMKNVLENYTKLTGRPQLPPAWSFGLWLTTSFITNYDEKTVTSFIDGMIERDIPLHVFHFDCFWMEEMHWVDFEWDKKVFPEPFKMLNGLKEKGIKICVWINPYVSQLSKLFDEGKEKGYFLKKPNGDIWQTDDWQPGMAIVDFTNPEACKWYAEKLKELIKMGIDCFKTDFGERIPTDVVYFDGSDPEKMHNYYTYLYNKTVYETLEEALGKGNAVVFARSATAGSQKFPVHWGGDCLASYESMAETLRGGLSLSLCGFGFWSHDIAGFESTATPDLYKRWVAFGLLSSHSRLHGNSAYKVPWLYDEEAVDVLRFFTKLKCRLMPYIFSTAVQATERGIPVLRPMVLEFPNDPACLYLDRQYMLGESLLVAPVFSEDGYVEYYVPEGIWTNILTGEKIEGGKWRKEKHGYFSLPLLARPNTIIPMGSVDTRPDYDYADNVVFNVYHIDSGETVKSQVRNTEGKAEVEIEVRRDKDVIYVTKIKDTKKPWSLYFDSLKIEALSGASVEADRKGSRVNVYADTTVLKVI, encoded by the coding sequence ATGAAATTTACAGAAGGTTTTTGGCGTGTTAAAGAAGGGATAAAATTGTATCATCCAGCTCACGTATATGATTATGAAATTACAAAAGAATTTATTACAGTGTACGCGCCAGCTCAACTTATCACCAGCAGAGGACAAACCTTACAAGGTCCTGTTTTTACTCTACGTTTTTCTTCTCCTTTTGATAATGTTATAAGAGTTCAAATTTGGCACTACAAGGGTCAAAAAGATAAAAAGCCATATTTTGAATTTTATAAAGAAGAAGGATATTGTCCTTTGATAGAAGATTTTTCAGATAATATAGTAATAACAAGCGGAAAGCTCAAAGCTACCATTAACAAAAAAGGTGAATGGGGGGTAACATATTACTACGGAGATAAATATCTAACAAAAAATAGTTATAAGTATCTTGGTTATGCAATCATGCCTGATAATACTACTTACATGAGGGAACAGCTTTCTTTGAGTGTTGGCGAGTGTGTTTATGGGCTGGGTGAGAGGTTTACCTCTTTTGTTAAGAATGGGCAGACGGTTGATATTTGGAATGAAGATGGTGGAACCATTTCTGAGAAGGCTTACAAGAACATTCCTTTTTACATCACAAACCGTGGTTATGGAGTTTTTGTAAATGACCCCGGGCGGGTGTCATTTGAGATTGCATCTGAGAATGTCGAGAGGGTTCAGTTTTCTGTGGAAGGTGAATATTTAGAATATTTCATAATTGGTGGTAGTAACATGAAAAATGTTTTAGAAAATTATACAAAACTCACAGGTCGACCGCAACTTCCACCCGCATGGTCTTTCGGACTGTGGCTTACAACCTCTTTTATCACGAATTATGATGAAAAGACAGTTACAAGCTTTATAGATGGAATGATTGAAAGAGATATTCCTCTTCATGTATTTCATTTTGACTGTTTCTGGATGGAAGAAATGCACTGGGTTGACTTTGAATGGGATAAAAAGGTCTTTCCAGAACCTTTCAAGATGCTAAATGGTTTAAAAGAAAAAGGAATTAAAATTTGTGTTTGGATAAATCCTTATGTGTCTCAGCTTTCGAAACTCTTTGATGAGGGAAAGGAAAAAGGATATTTTTTAAAAAAGCCTAATGGCGATATCTGGCAGACAGATGATTGGCAACCTGGTATGGCAATTGTTGATTTTACAAATCCTGAGGCTTGTAAGTGGTATGCAGAAAAGCTCAAGGAGCTAATTAAAATGGGAATTGACTGTTTTAAAACAGATTTTGGCGAACGAATTCCGACAGATGTTGTATATTTTGATGGCTCAGACCCTGAAAAGATGCACAATTATTACACTTATCTTTACAACAAGACGGTATATGAAACATTGGAAGAAGCGCTTGGCAAAGGAAATGCAGTTGTCTTTGCGAGGTCTGCAACAGCTGGAAGTCAAAAATTCCCTGTACACTGGGGCGGAGATTGTTTGGCTTCATATGAGTCAATGGCAGAGACACTAAGAGGTGGTCTTTCGCTTTCACTTTGCGGATTTGGTTTTTGGAGTCATGATATAGCAGGTTTTGAGAGTACAGCAACTCCAGACCTTTATAAAAGATGGGTTGCATTTGGGCTTTTGTCTTCCCATAGCAGACTTCATGGGAATTCTGCCTATAAAGTTCCCTGGCTTTATGACGAAGAGGCAGTTGATGTACTTAGGTTTTTTACAAAGTTAAAATGCAGGCTTATGCCATACATTTTTTCAACTGCTGTACAGGCAACAGAAAGAGGAATTCCAGTTTTAAGACCAATGGTCTTAGAGTTTCCGAACGATCCTGCTTGTCTTTATCTTGACAGGCAATATATGCTTGGAGAAAGTCTTTTGGTTGCACCTGTATTTTCAGAAGATGGATATGTTGAGTATTATGTGCCAGAAGGGATTTGGACAAATATTCTGACAGGTGAGAAAATTGAAGGTGGCAAGTGGAGAAAAGAAAAACATGGCTATTTTAGCCTTCCACTTTTAGCAAGGCCAAATACTATAATCCCTATGGGAAGTGTAGATACAAGGCCAGATTATGATTATGCTGATAATGTGGTGTTCAATGTTTATCATATTGATAGTGGGGAAACTGTGAAATCTCAGGTAAGAAATACAGAAGGTAAGGCAGAAGTTGAAATTGAAGTGAGAAGGGATAAAGATGTTATTTATGTGACAAAGATAAAGGATACGAAAAAACCATGGAGTTTGTATTTTGATTCTCTAAAGATAGAAGCTTTATCAGGGGCAAGTGTAGAGGCCGATAGGAAAGGCAGCAGGGTAAATGTATATGCTGACACAACTGTATTGAAAGTGATTTGA
- a CDS encoding AraC family transcriptional regulator yields the protein MDERLRLKEKVQHGSVVFPINVYDKIFVHENNTLLPHWHEEFEIIYLENGTASFRIDGKEYFLGPKQFLFVNCGSIHGGKAESNPEPYAIVFSLNMLFSEGPDMCKSKYLQSILERKVLVRNNFEDGCVEELISRIITVWKEKPKGYELLVKGYLFVIFYQLFNKGYITVDSTDRELDLKLEKIKSALDYINSNYSSELDIDLLAKVANLSKFYFCRLFKEITHLTPVDYINKFRVEKAIELIKNTNMSISEIAFEVGFNSVSYFIKVFKEYVGVTPFKYKKNILN from the coding sequence ATGGATGAAAGGCTGAGACTCAAAGAAAAGGTTCAGCATGGCAGTGTGGTCTTTCCTATAAATGTGTATGATAAAATATTTGTTCATGAGAACAATACTCTTCTTCCTCACTGGCATGAAGAATTTGAGATAATCTATCTTGAAAATGGTACAGCAAGTTTTAGAATTGATGGTAAAGAATATTTTTTAGGACCAAAACAGTTTTTATTTGTAAACTGTGGTTCAATTCACGGTGGAAAAGCAGAAAGTAATCCTGAACCTTATGCTATTGTGTTCAGTTTAAATATGCTCTTTTCTGAAGGTCCGGATATGTGTAAAAGCAAATACTTGCAGTCTATTTTAGAAAGAAAAGTGCTTGTTCGAAATAATTTTGAGGATGGTTGTGTTGAAGAGCTAATTTCGAGAATAATAACAGTGTGGAAAGAAAAGCCGAAAGGTTATGAGCTTTTGGTTAAGGGCTATTTATTTGTTATATTTTATCAACTTTTTAATAAGGGATATATAACAGTCGATAGTACAGACAGAGAGCTTGATTTGAAACTTGAAAAAATAAAATCCGCACTTGATTATATCAATTCTAACTATTCATCTGAACTTGATATTGATTTGCTTGCAAAAGTTGCAAACCTGAGCAAATTCTATTTTTGTCGTCTTTTTAAGGAGATTACTCATCTCACACCAGTTGATTACATAAACAAATTCAGGGTTGAAAAAGCAATAGAGCTTATCAAAAACACAAACATGAGTATTTCTGAAATTGCTTTTGAAGTGGGTTTTAACAGTGTGAGTTACTTTATAAAAGTGTTTAAAGAGTATGTGGGTGTTACTCCATTCAAATACAAAAAAAATATATTGAATTGA
- a CDS encoding transketolase family protein, with amino-acid sequence MAKIATREAYGQALAEFGEVYKDIVVLDADLSKSTRTEIFKKKFPERFFNIGIAEQDLMATAAGFATCGKIPFASTFAVFAAGRAYDQVRNSIGYPHLNVKIGASHAGVSIGEDGASHQMLEDIALMRVIPGMVVLSPADATSTYECVRLAIEHEGPVYIRLGRLGVEEIYKKGELKLTLGKGIVLQKGTDVGILATGLMVHEAIKAAKMLQDEGVSVYLVDMPCIKPIDVDLILDVAKETGCIVTAEEHNILGGFGSAVSEVLIQNYPVPVKMVGVNDEFGRSGKPEDVLKYYKLTAEEIVNKAKEVMKMKK; translated from the coding sequence ATGGCAAAAATAGCAACGAGAGAAGCATATGGTCAGGCATTGGCTGAGTTTGGTGAAGTATACAAAGACATTGTTGTCCTTGATGCTGACCTTTCAAAATCGACAAGGACAGAGATTTTCAAGAAAAAGTTTCCTGAAAGGTTTTTCAATATAGGAATTGCAGAACAGGACCTCATGGCAACAGCAGCAGGATTTGCAACATGTGGCAAAATTCCTTTTGCAAGTACATTTGCGGTCTTTGCTGCTGGAAGAGCTTATGACCAGGTGAGAAATTCAATAGGTTATCCACATTTAAATGTAAAGATTGGAGCCTCACATGCAGGTGTGTCAATCGGCGAAGACGGTGCATCCCATCAGATGCTTGAAGATATAGCATTGATGAGGGTAATCCCTGGCATGGTAGTGCTCTCTCCTGCTGATGCGACATCAACTTATGAGTGTGTAAGACTTGCGATTGAGCATGAAGGACCTGTTTATATTCGTTTGGGTAGACTTGGTGTTGAGGAGATTTACAAAAAAGGAGAGCTAAAGCTCACTCTTGGCAAAGGCATTGTTCTTCAAAAAGGAACGGATGTTGGGATTTTAGCAACAGGGCTAATGGTGCATGAAGCTATAAAGGCAGCAAAAATGCTTCAGGATGAAGGTGTTTCGGTATATCTTGTTGACATGCCGTGTATAAAACCAATTGATGTTGATTTGATTTTAGATGTAGCAAAAGAGACTGGTTGCATTGTCACAGCTGAAGAACACAATATCTTGGGCGGTTTTGGAAGTGCTGTTTCTGAGGTTTTGATTCAAAACTATCCTGTACCGGTAAAAATGGTTGGTGTAAATGATGAGTTTGGAAGATCAGGAAAGCCTGAAGATGTTCTCAAATACTACAAGCTCACAGCAGAAGAGATTGTAAATAAAGCTAAAGAGGTTATGAAGATGAAAAAATAA
- a CDS encoding transketolase has translation MDKTKELELKKIATEIRKSIIIQTASAGSGHPGGSLSGVEILTYLYFVEMNIDPKNPKDPDRDRFVLSKGHASPLLYAVLAEKGFISKDELTGFRQIHSNLQGHPDMKKVPGVEMSTGSLGQGLSVANGMALAGKLDGKSYRVYVLLGDGEIQEGQIWEAAMTAAHYKLDNLTAFLDHNGLQIDGKITEVMSPEPVDEKFKAFGWHVIKIDGHDFNQIEKAVAEAKTIKGKPTIIIAETVKGKGVSFMENEAGWHGTAPNKEQAQKALEELQKQLESLEVQG, from the coding sequence ATGGATAAAACTAAAGAGCTCGAACTAAAAAAAATAGCAACTGAAATAAGAAAGAGCATAATTATTCAAACTGCATCAGCTGGTTCTGGGCATCCTGGCGGGTCACTCTCTGGCGTTGAAATTTTGACCTATCTTTACTTTGTTGAAATGAATATCGATCCTAAAAATCCAAAAGACCCAGACAGAGACAGATTTGTTCTTTCCAAAGGACATGCATCGCCTCTTTTGTATGCAGTTTTGGCTGAAAAGGGTTTCATCAGCAAAGATGAGCTTACAGGCTTCAGGCAAATTCATTCAAATTTACAGGGTCATCCTGATATGAAAAAAGTACCTGGAGTTGAGATGTCAACAGGGTCGCTTGGGCAAGGTTTGTCTGTTGCAAATGGTATGGCATTAGCTGGAAAATTAGATGGAAAAAGTTATAGAGTTTATGTTTTACTTGGTGATGGTGAGATTCAGGAAGGTCAAATTTGGGAAGCTGCTATGACAGCTGCACATTACAAACTTGATAATCTTACAGCCTTTTTAGATCACAACGGACTTCAAATAGATGGTAAAATTACAGAGGTTATGTCACCTGAACCCGTTGATGAAAAGTTCAAAGCATTTGGCTGGCATGTGATAAAAATTGATGGTCATGATTTTAACCAGATTGAGAAAGCAGTTGCTGAAGCAAAAACAATAAAAGGAAAGCCAACAATCATAATTGCTGAGACTGTAAAAGGCAAAGGTGTATCTTTTATGGAAAACGAGGCTGGCTGGCATGGAACAGCACCAAATAAAGAGCAGGCGCAAAAAGCTCTTGAAGAGTTGCAAAAGCAGTTAGAAAGTTTGGAGGTGCAAGGATAA
- a CDS encoding YitT family protein, translated as MLKKIFRVTYEYAAITFGSLLVALSLNLFLVPNKIAAGGFSGIATVVYYVSHYKLPVGMTMLALNIPAFILGVRTIGVDFGVKSVYGTVILSVLTDITTFVQCVTYDKLLASLFGGALMGIGLAIVLLFGATTGGTEMLAKIIHKYISFISVGQILLGLDVAVIVLASVVFKNYELGLWAVLTLFACSKLIDAILEGVNFAKALIIISDKSDIIAEKILKELDRGVTGLHGVGMWTKTEKNVLLCVVKRHEVSRVKNLVKSIDQRAFVILTDVREVLGEGFSV; from the coding sequence ATGCTAAAAAAAATTTTCAGGGTAACATACGAATATGCTGCAATAACTTTTGGTTCGCTTTTGGTTGCACTGTCGCTGAATCTTTTTCTTGTTCCAAATAAGATTGCAGCTGGTGGTTTTTCGGGTATTGCAACAGTTGTATATTATGTTTCACACTACAAGCTTCCTGTTGGTATGACAATGCTTGCATTAAACATTCCTGCATTTATTCTTGGGGTTAGAACTATTGGTGTAGATTTTGGTGTAAAAAGCGTTTATGGAACTGTTATACTTTCAGTACTAACAGATATTACAACATTTGTTCAATGTGTAACATATGATAAACTTTTAGCATCGTTATTTGGCGGTGCTTTGATGGGGATTGGTCTTGCTATAGTTCTTCTTTTTGGTGCAACAACCGGCGGAACAGAGATGCTTGCAAAGATTATACATAAATATATTTCATTTATCTCTGTGGGTCAAATCCTTTTAGGACTTGATGTTGCGGTCATTGTGCTTGCATCAGTTGTGTTTAAAAATTACGAACTTGGACTTTGGGCAGTTTTGACCCTCTTTGCATGTTCAAAACTTATTGATGCAATACTGGAAGGTGTCAATTTTGCAAAGGCACTCATAATAATCTCTGATAAATCTGACATAATTGCTGAAAAGATTTTAAAAGAGCTTGACAGAGGAGTTACAGGTCTTCACGGTGTTGGTATGTGGACAAAAACAGAAAAAAATGTTTTGCTGTGTGTGGTAAAGAGGCATGAGGTCAGCCGTGTCAAAAACCTTGTCAAAAGTATTGACCAAAGAGCTTTTGTTATTTTAACAGATGTTCGTGAAGTTTTAGGTGAAGGTTTTTCTGTTTGA
- the csaB gene encoding polysaccharide pyruvyl transferase CsaB, translated as MKNIVVSGYYGQLNTGDEAILRVLIDRLREYERQENEDLNIVVLSSRPHLTSKIYNVESINRKKIWKVIKAIKRCDIFISGGGSLFQNETSNRSLYYYLFQIFVAKLFGKKVFIFSQGIGPIKKWYNVLIFKHIIKLADYITVRDYDSFDLLHRLKLKNKIDLSADPAFLLNPCCEKKVEKLLQIYDIDYRKKTIGIVVRKWKKEKNMTDKIAQIADILIENEGYNVVFIPFQGKWDIIKINEIVSKMNNKPYVLSENFQPHELLGIFSYFDLILGMRLHSLIFAAKMNKKFVGISYDPKIDSFLKIYGLKPVGYVDSFDINNVLLNIQYMLNETKIQKKIEQITLNMIQKAEKSFEILKGALASIKKKKSINVLGVRIDCINFDKAKKKCIDFLSTSSPKAVFTPNVEMIMLSQKDEKFRKILNSGDLNVPDGIGVVWASKYFGEKLYERVTGFDLMMSLMPELEEKKTKVFLLGAKPGVAEKAKENLLKQFKNLKICGVHHGYFSEEENDTVVEIINSSKADVLFVAMGMKKQEEWIYKNKKKLKCKLIMGVGGSFDVLSGEVKRAPVAFQKLGLEWFYRLITQPWRFKRMLALPKFVFIVLKTRIFGGR; from the coding sequence ATGAAAAATATTGTTGTATCAGGCTACTATGGACAATTAAATACTGGTGATGAGGCCATACTAAGGGTTTTAATAGATAGGCTGAGAGAATATGAGAGGCAAGAAAATGAAGATTTAAATATTGTAGTTCTTTCATCAAGACCGCACCTTACAAGTAAGATTTACAATGTAGAATCTATAAACAGAAAAAAGATTTGGAAAGTTATAAAAGCAATAAAAAGGTGTGATATTTTTATTTCTGGAGGAGGAAGTCTTTTTCAAAATGAGACTAGCAACAGGAGTCTTTATTACTACCTCTTTCAGATTTTTGTTGCAAAACTATTTGGGAAGAAGGTCTTTATTTTTTCTCAGGGGATAGGACCGATTAAAAAGTGGTATAATGTCTTGATTTTCAAGCATATAATCAAACTTGCAGATTATATTACAGTGAGAGATTATGATTCTTTTGACCTTTTGCATAGATTGAAGCTTAAAAACAAAATAGACTTGTCAGCAGATCCTGCATTTTTACTGAATCCTTGCTGCGAAAAGAAAGTAGAAAAACTGCTTCAAATATATGATATAGATTATAGGAAAAAGACAATAGGAATAGTAGTAAGAAAGTGGAAAAAAGAAAAGAATATGACCGACAAAATTGCCCAGATTGCAGACATTCTTATAGAAAATGAAGGATATAATGTAGTTTTTATTCCTTTTCAAGGCAAGTGGGACATAATAAAGATAAATGAAATTGTTTCAAAAATGAATAATAAACCATATGTTCTTTCAGAAAATTTCCAACCTCATGAACTTTTAGGTATTTTTAGTTATTTTGATTTAATACTTGGGATGCGTCTTCACAGTCTAATATTCGCAGCCAAAATGAACAAGAAATTTGTTGGGATATCTTATGATCCCAAAATTGATAGTTTTCTAAAAATATATGGTTTAAAACCAGTGGGATATGTTGATAGCTTTGATATTAATAATGTGCTTTTAAATATTCAGTATATGCTTAATGAAACAAAAATTCAGAAGAAAATCGAACAGATAACCCTCAATATGATTCAAAAGGCCGAAAAATCATTTGAGATTTTAAAAGGAGCCTTAGCTTCAATCAAGAAAAAAAAGAGCATCAATGTTTTGGGTGTACGGATTGATTGTATCAATTTTGACAAGGCAAAGAAAAAATGCATTGACTTTTTATCTACATCTTCACCCAAAGCGGTATTTACGCCCAATGTAGAGATGATAATGCTATCCCAAAAGGATGAAAAGTTTAGGAAAATTTTAAATTCGGGGGATTTAAATGTGCCTGATGGTATTGGTGTTGTTTGGGCATCAAAATATTTTGGTGAAAAGCTGTATGAGAGGGTTACAGGTTTTGATCTAATGATGTCTCTTATGCCAGAGCTTGAGGAAAAGAAGACAAAAGTATTCTTGCTTGGTGCAAAACCAGGAGTTGCTGAAAAAGCAAAAGAGAATTTGTTGAAACAATTTAAAAATTTAAAAATTTGTGGAGTTCATCATGGATATTTTAGTGAAGAGGAGAATGATACGGTTGTGGAGATTATAAATTCCTCAAAAGCAGACGTTTTATTTGTTGCAATGGGTATGAAAAAACAGGAAGAATGGATATACAAAAACAAGAAAAAACTCAAATGTAAGCTTATTATGGGTGTTGGTGGCAGTTTTGATGTTTTGTCAGGTGAGGTAAAAAGAGCACCTGTTGCATTCCAAAAACTTGGGCTTGAATGGTTTTATAGGTTAATTACCCAGCCCTGGAGATTTAAAAGAATGCTTGCACTCCCTAAATTTGTATTTATTGTTCTAAAAACAAGGATATTTGGAGGAAGATAG
- a CDS encoding DUF1540 domain-containing protein: MPDRITCNVSDCMYWDNKRCTAPSIEVSVDGGGSSAQGTKEKTNCHTYQLKR; encoded by the coding sequence ATGCCAGACAGAATCACATGCAATGTTTCAGACTGCATGTACTGGGACAACAAAAGATGCACCGCCCCATCTATTGAAGTTTCTGTAGATGGTGGTGGGTCCTCTGCTCAGGGAACAAAAGAAAAAACAAACTGCCACACATATCAGCTCAAAAGATAA
- a CDS encoding 4Fe-4S double cluster binding domain-containing protein encodes MLLDELKKMLISEGASDVGFSSINKYLPDELKIFKTCVTVVVRLSDAIVNQIIDSPTFTYYHHYKAINNLIDLLTLKGVLFLESKGYYAYSIAASQSVHGKDNGFSGVLSHKIGAVLSGMGFIGKSNLFIHERFGPRVRLGTILTTYEPENGISNNVIEPKCGDCNLCIVSCPAQAIHGNTWYLGIDRNEMIDPHACSSYMKEKFKFIGRGQVCGICMRVCPYGSEVKR; translated from the coding sequence GTGCTTTTAGATGAACTCAAAAAAATGTTAATTTCTGAAGGGGCAAGTGATGTAGGATTTTCTTCCATAAACAAATATTTACCTGATGAACTAAAAATATTTAAGACGTGCGTAACAGTGGTTGTAAGGCTTTCAGATGCTATTGTTAATCAAATAATAGATTCGCCGACGTTTACATACTACCATCACTACAAAGCCATAAACAACCTTATTGACCTTTTGACATTGAAAGGTGTGCTGTTTTTAGAGTCAAAAGGATATTATGCTTATAGTATTGCTGCATCACAGAGCGTCCACGGCAAGGACAATGGGTTTTCGGGTGTGCTGTCACACAAGATAGGAGCGGTCCTGTCTGGCATGGGTTTTATTGGGAAGAGCAATCTTTTTATTCATGAAAGGTTTGGACCACGTGTACGCCTTGGAACAATTCTCACAACATATGAACCAGAAAACGGGATAAGCAATAATGTTATTGAGCCAAAATGTGGCGATTGCAATCTTTGTATTGTAAGTTGTCCTGCACAGGCAATCCATGGAAACACATGGTACTTGGGTATAGATAGAAACGAGATGATAGACCCCCATGCGTGTAGCAGTTATATGAAAGAAAAGTTTAAGTTCATTGGACGGGGTCAGGTATGTGGCATATGCATGAGGGTCTGTCCTTATGGAAGTGAGGTAAAAAGATAG